A part of Puntigrus tetrazona isolate hp1 chromosome 21, ASM1883169v1, whole genome shotgun sequence genomic DNA contains:
- the LOC122326272 gene encoding clustered mitochondria protein homolog isoform X2 produces MKEYNTSSPDTMFRGHVLDTKADNLTEQVQCDSKKQEFPVVPDMDPSEDAGFTVKIQAPGTEPTDFQVSPLAMVQEIKQVLMDREETCRRTCFSLQLNGVTLDNFTHLRSIPGLQEGSILRVVEEPYTVREVRIHLHHIRDLLKSLDLTDGYNGVEGSSPSFLSCVTEECLEENSKPKRRSDGLKQISCSPPNHIIPGSKEHLLVPLLPHTNLGKSSECLKVLTMSSWNPPPGNRKMHGDLMYLNVVTMEDRHFSVTASTRGFYVNQSTAYSFNPKPANPSVLSHALLDLLGHISPVFKKNFSALLKRRGCTHPFERIATPFQVFSWTAPALDHTMDCVRAEDVSSFRLGCEEHVPAQARDWNEELQTTRELPRKTVTDRLMRDRAIFKANSDFVSTATRGAMAVVDGNVMPINPSEEPRQQMFIWSNIFFSLGFDVRDQYRDLGGEAAAHAAPVLDLNGVRAYWAVDQEGLCLIGTVVIDYRGYRVTAQTIVPGILERDQEQSVVYGSTDFGKTVVSDYRYLELLDKPSKKLRVQRHLVLNKDDTAVELCSSVEHKGIVGNDGRRYILDLLFTFPPDLNFLPVEEEDLNPVCQQLGFPKLHPHRLVCLRQELTDAFVEHRYQIFMETVSKSTEHDTEIAKAVGTSAKKSDPITTPQLPSTTVTLQEQDTEHHSLKSVPVNNIQQGSSIKHVFSSLRDTFDIYFNPNVFCAGVRFPKESTEDIQKQKQQLKDAAVFLISNQIPMFMKSCLDHTSMPLDGVTLTEALHQHGINIRYLGTVLEYIEKIPQKERLDHVYRIAFCELITRCAKHLFKTYLLAVEPSALSASVSHFLNCFLSSFADAGVIQQNDKLASRRRSRRRRSRASVGGTVTAWSNLTPTDLWGAIKAEAQEYYHYSLPCGSVEEAVDKCRLQRITLLREMATKTGIQILLREYHFDSEHKTVFTEEDILNIFPVVKHISPRSSDALYLLRCGQSRVQQGCLKEGCELISQALGLFTNVYGALHRDVCVCLRLLGRIHYILGDYAEALSHQQRAVLISERVLGIDHPNTIQEYKHLGLYCFAGGQSVTALRLLYRARYLMLLVCGEDHPEMALLDSKIGLVLHSMMACDLSLKFLENALALTSKYQGPSSLKLAQSHHLLAKVHESKGDFRAALTHEKERYGIYRKQVGDAHEKTQESSEYLKHLTHQAVILQKTMNWIYKTGSDTSIPPFNLNSPSRAWIMEQLNLVTGIVLIPLSNRDLEKLRTDAQKTSQLARNNVQPVEDPQGPFEDRDTSQAIAQQD; encoded by the exons ATGAAGGAATATAACA CATCCAGCCCTGACACCATGTTCAGAGGCCATGTGCTAGACACCAAAGCAGACAACCTGACTGAACAAGTTCagtgtgacagcaaaaaacaAGAGTTTCCTGTTGTTCCGGACATGGACCCATCTGAGGATGCAGGGTTCACGGTGAAGATCCAGGCTCCTGGAACAGAACCCACTGACTTCCAG GTGTCACCTTTAGCAATGGTGCAGGAAATTAAGCAAGTTTTGATGGACCGAGAGGAGACGTGTCGTCGTACCTGTTTCTCCCTGCAGCTCAATGGAGTAACTCTTGATAATTTTACCCACCTTAGATCTATACCAGGTCTTCAGGAGGGCTCCATTCTGAGAGTTGTGGAGG AGCCTTACACTGTTCGAGAAGTACGTATCCATTTACACCACATCAGAGACCTTTTAAAGAGCCTTGACCTTACTGATGGCTATAATGGAGTTGAGGGCAGCTCACCATCCTTTCTCAGTTGTGTCACTGAAGAATGTCTGGAAG AGAATAGCAAACCTAAGCGAAGAAGTGATGGGTTGAAGCAGATCAGCTGCAGCCCTCCAAATCACATCATTCCTGGCTCTAAGGAGCATTTGCTGGTACCCCTGCTACCTCATACAAATTTGGGAAag TCCTCAGAGTGCTTGAAGGTTCTGACCATGAGTAGCTGGAATCCCCCTCCTGGAAACAGAAAGATGCATGGAGACCTCATGTACCTCAACGTGGTCACCATGGAAGACAGACACTTCAGTGTAACAGCATCAACGCGAGGGTTCTACGTAAATCA GTCTACAGCTTACAGCTTTAACCCCAAACCAGCCAATCCTAGTGTCCTCAGTCACGCTCTGCTGGATCTCCTGGGTCATATCAGTCCAGTTTTTAAGAAGAACTTCAGTGCTTTGCTGAAAAGGAG AGGGTGCACACACCCCTTTGAAAGGATTGCTACACCTTTCCAAGTGTTCAGCTGGACTGCTCCAGCACTTGACCACACTATGGATTGTGTTCGAGCAGAGGATGTCAGCTCCTTCCGCCTTGGTTGCGAAGAACATGTGCCTGCTCAG GCCCGGGACTGGAATGAAGAACTTCAGACCACAAGAGAGCTTCCTAGGAAAACTGTGACTGATCGTCTTATGAGGGACCGAGCTATTTTTAAG GCTAACAGCGATTTTGTGAGCACTGCCACTCGAGGAGCCATGGCAGTGGTAGATGGTAACGTGATGCCTATCAACCCTAGTGAAGAACCACGACAACAGATGTTCATCTGGAGCAACATTTTCTTCAGTTTAGGCTTCGATGTGCGGGACCAGTACAGAGACCTGGGAGGAGAGGCCGCAGCCCATGCCGCCCCTGTTCTCGACCTGAATGGAGTGAGAGCTTATTGGGCAGTGGATCAGGAAGGCCTCTGTCTGATTGGCACTGTAGTGATCGATTACCGTGGTTACCGCGTAACTGCCCAGACTATTGTGCCGGGAATTCTTGAGCGTGACCAAGAACAGAGTGTCGTCTATGGCTCCACTGACTTTGGCAAGACTGTTGTGTCCGATTACAG GTATCTAGAGCTGCTTGACAAACCCAGTAAGAAGCTGAGAGTGCAGCGCCACCTAGTGCTAAATAAAGATGATACAGCAGTAGAGTTGTGTTCTTCAGTGGAACACAAGGGCATTGTGGGTAATGATGGACGGCGCTACATCCTGGATCTACTTTTTACCTTCCCGCCCGACCTCAACTTTCTTCCTGTTGAAGAAGAGGATTTAAATCCTGTCTGTCAACAACTAGGCTTTCCAAAGTTACATCCTCATCGCCTGGTCTGCTTGAGACAGGAACTCACTGACGCCTTTGTGGAGCACAG ATACCAAATATTCATGGAGACGGTCTCCAAAAGTACTGAGCATGACACAGAAATCGCCAAAGCTGTTGGCACATCTGCGAAAAAGTCTGATCCAATTACTACGCCTCAGCTTCCCTCAACTACCGTCACACTCCAAGAGCAGGACACAGAGCACCATTCCCTAAAAAGTGTGCCAGTAAATAACATCCAGCAGGGGTCTTCAATAAAGCACGTCTTCTCCTCCCTCAGGGATACTTTTGACATATATTTCAACCCTAATGTCTTCTGTGCAG gTGTGCGTTTTCCCAAGGAAAGTACTGAAGATATccagaaacagaaacagcagtTAAAGGATGCGGCGGTCTTTCTAATTTCCAACCAAATCCCTATGTTT ATGAAGAGTTGCCTTGACCACACATCAATGCCTTTAGATGGAGTCACACTAACAGAGGCTCTCCATCAGCACGGCATCAACATCCGGTATCTGGGAACTGTCCTGGAGTATATTGAGAAGATACCCCAGAAGGAAAGGCTGGATCATGtctat AGAATTGCTTTCTGTGAGCTGATCACCAGATGTGCAAAACATCTGTTTAAGACATATCTTTTG GCTGTAGAACCATCTGCCTTGTCTGCCTCCGTCAGCCATTTCCTCAACTGCTTCCTGAGCTCCTTTGCAGATGCCGGAGTCATTCAGCAGAATGACAAGTTAGCTTCTAGACGCAGGAGTCGGAGGAGGCGGAGCCGTGCGTCCGTGGGCGGCACCGTGACCGCTTGGTCCAACCTCACTCCCACTGACCTTTGGGGGGCCATTAAAGCCGAGGCTCAGGAGTACTACCATTACAGCCTGCCCTG TGGAAGTGTGGAGGAGGCCGTGGACAAATGCAGGCTGCAGAGGATCACCCTGCTCAGAGAGATGGCCACCAAAACTGGCATTCAG ATTCTCTTAAGAGAATATCACTTTGATTCTGAGCACAAAACTGTATTCACTGAAGAGGACATCCTTAATATTTTCCCCGTAGTGAAGCACATCAGCCCTAGGTCCAGTGATGCTCTTTATCTCCTGCGTTGTGGTCAGTCTAGAGTACAGCAAG GTTGTCTGAAAGAGGGCTGCGAGTTAATAAGCCAAGCTCTTGGTCTCTTCACAAACGTCTACGGAGCTCTGCATCGGGATGTCTGCGTATGTCTGCGGTTGCTGGGACGCATACACTACATCCTCGGAGACTACGCTGAG GCCCTCAGTCACCAGCAGAGGGCTGTGCTGATCAGTGAGAGAGTTCTGGGAATTGATCATCCCAACACTATACAGGAATAC AAGCACCTTGGTCTTTATTGCTTTGCTGGGGGCCAGTCGGTGACCGCTCTGAGATTACTATATCGCGCTCGCTACCTGATGCTCCTGGTGTGTGGAGAGGACCACCCTGAGATGGCTTTACTGGAT AGTAAAATAGGTCTTGTGCTTCATAGTATGATGGCCTGTGACCTTTCCCTGAAGTTCCTTGAAAACGCCCTTGCCCTGACCTCCAAATACCAGGGACCCTCATCTCTCAAACTGGCACAAAG TCATCACTTGTTGGCAAAGGTGCATGAAAGTAAAGGAGATTTCCGGGCTGCACTGACGCACGAAAAGGAGCGTTATGGCATATACAGGAAGCAG gTCGGAGATGCGCATGAGAAGACCCAAGAAAGTTCAGAGTACTTAAAGCATCTGACACATCAAGCGGTGATCCTACAGAAAACTATGAACTGGATCTACAAAACTGGCTCAGACACCAGTATTCCCCCTTTCAAT CTGAACTCTCCAAGTCGTGCTTGGATAATGGAGCAGCTAAATCTTGTCACTGGAATTGTCCTTATTCCTCTTAG TAACAGAGACCTTGAGAAACTCAGGACTGATGCTCAGAAAACGTCTCAGCTCGCACGAAATAATGTTCAGCCCGTGGAGGATCCGCAAGGGCCATTTGAGGACCGCGACACATCACAAGCTATTGCTCAGCAGGACTAG
- the LOC122326272 gene encoding clustered mitochondria protein homolog isoform X1 → MGNILYCCRKVSEFVTAKGVGNQIEEQSLLLSRENSDIESLSPSRTSADLLASPVLDQDHLLFPDIVLSSNLQVRGDSIQPLELLLVTRGEAQDVQTDEGVYESNLRNGRERNKELVGPPSTNITGLNQLCSTGDEWPLLSSLYQIPAAQNRICTHGLEADTCKSHGMGLFADIMVSDSLSGPVSIPVLAASSLDASQSEESQREDGWTQTEQFTEREEPKEQLRVNIIHTEKEQDKKLLNEQNNAAQTPLDAIKMHPAYGITSERPLLQKTQSEAQILELLAQPDDSQRPDTEQNAQNYETLEMDIIKPEHANENATTTAELLLCMEKKISHVKQQDITDISSGLMEHELGEMEQSLSQMDQDLMWKKMEVEQMQWDLEALKQSTGLSLRDSDQTTLAVTQVEQREDQTERFTLFVVDKLFLGTPNITASSPDTMFRGHVLDTKADNLTEQVQCDSKKQEFPVVPDMDPSEDAGFTVKIQAPGTEPTDFQVSPLAMVQEIKQVLMDREETCRRTCFSLQLNGVTLDNFTHLRSIPGLQEGSILRVVEEPYTVREVRIHLHHIRDLLKSLDLTDGYNGVEGSSPSFLSCVTEECLEENSKPKRRSDGLKQISCSPPNHIIPGSKEHLLVPLLPHTNLGKSSECLKVLTMSSWNPPPGNRKMHGDLMYLNVVTMEDRHFSVTASTRGFYVNQSTAYSFNPKPANPSVLSHALLDLLGHISPVFKKNFSALLKRRGCTHPFERIATPFQVFSWTAPALDHTMDCVRAEDVSSFRLGCEEHVPAQARDWNEELQTTRELPRKTVTDRLMRDRAIFKANSDFVSTATRGAMAVVDGNVMPINPSEEPRQQMFIWSNIFFSLGFDVRDQYRDLGGEAAAHAAPVLDLNGVRAYWAVDQEGLCLIGTVVIDYRGYRVTAQTIVPGILERDQEQSVVYGSTDFGKTVVSDYRYLELLDKPSKKLRVQRHLVLNKDDTAVELCSSVEHKGIVGNDGRRYILDLLFTFPPDLNFLPVEEEDLNPVCQQLGFPKLHPHRLVCLRQELTDAFVEHRYQIFMETVSKSTEHDTEIAKAVGTSAKKSDPITTPQLPSTTVTLQEQDTEHHSLKSVPVNNIQQGSSIKHVFSSLRDTFDIYFNPNVFCAGVRFPKESTEDIQKQKQQLKDAAVFLISNQIPMFMKSCLDHTSMPLDGVTLTEALHQHGINIRYLGTVLEYIEKIPQKERLDHVYRIAFCELITRCAKHLFKTYLLAVEPSALSASVSHFLNCFLSSFADAGVIQQNDKLASRRRSRRRRSRASVGGTVTAWSNLTPTDLWGAIKAEAQEYYHYSLPCGSVEEAVDKCRLQRITLLREMATKTGIQILLREYHFDSEHKTVFTEEDILNIFPVVKHISPRSSDALYLLRCGQSRVQQGCLKEGCELISQALGLFTNVYGALHRDVCVCLRLLGRIHYILGDYAEALSHQQRAVLISERVLGIDHPNTIQEYKHLGLYCFAGGQSVTALRLLYRARYLMLLVCGEDHPEMALLDSKIGLVLHSMMACDLSLKFLENALALTSKYQGPSSLKLAQSHHLLAKVHESKGDFRAALTHEKERYGIYRKQVGDAHEKTQESSEYLKHLTHQAVILQKTMNWIYKTGSDTSIPPFNLNSPSRAWIMEQLNLVTGIVLIPLSNRDLEKLRTDAQKTSQLARNNVQPVEDPQGPFEDRDTSQAIAQQD, encoded by the exons atggGGAACATATTGTACTGTTGTCGTAAAGTATCCGAGTTTGTTACTGCAAAAGGAGTTGGGAACCAGATCGAGGAACAGTCCCTGCTGCTATCGCGGGAGAATAGTGATATAGAAAGTCTTTCTCCTTCAAGAACCTCAGCTGACCTACTGGCCTCTCCTGTTCTGGACCAAGATCATCTCCTGTTCCCAGACATTGTACTTAGCAGCAATCTTCAGGTCAGAGGGGACTCGATTCAGCCTTTGGAACTCTTGTTGGTGACGAGGGGGGAAGCACAAGATGTTCAAACGGATGAAGGAGTTTATGAAAGCAATCTACGAAatggaagagagagaaataaagagctgGTGGGGCCGCCAAGCACAAACATTACCGGTCTAAATCAATTATGTTCCACAGGGGATGAATGGCCCCTTCTGTCGTCCCTGTACCAGATACCTGCTGCTCAAAATCGAATATGCACTCATGGGCTAGAAGCAGATACTTGTAAATCTCATGGCATGGGACTATTTGCAGATATTATGGTAAGTGATTCACTTTCTGGTCCTGTTAGCATTCCTGTGCTTGCTGCATCTTCACTGGATGCCTCACAAAGTGaagagagtcagagagaagaCGGTTGGACTCAAACAGAGCAGTTCACTGAACGTGAAGAACCTAAGGAGCAATTGAGAGTAAATATAATACACACTGAAAAAGAACAGGACAAGAAACTACTGAATGAACAAAACAATGCAGCACAAACACCTCTTGATGCGATAAAGATGCACCCTGCGTACGGCATTACAAGTGAACGTCCTTTGCTTCAAAAGACACAAAGTGAAGCACAAATCTTGGAACTCTTAGCACAACCGGATGACTCCCAAAGACCAGACACAGAGCAAAATGCACAGAATTATGAGACACTAGAGATGGATATTATAAAGCCAGAGCATGCTAATGAGAATGCTACTACAACTGCTGAGCTTCTTCTTTGTATGGAGAAGAAAATATCTCATGTAAAACAACAAGACATTACAGACATAAGCTCTGGGCTGATGGAGCATGAGTTAGGGGAGATGGAGCAAAGCCTATCACAGATGGACCAGGATTTGATGTGGAAAAAGATGGAAGTAGAACAGATGCAGTGGGACCTGGAAGCTCTAAAGCAGAGCACAGGGTTATCACTGCGGGATTCTGACCAGACAACCCTCGCTGTGACACAGGTAGAACAAAGAGAGGATCAGACAGAACGCTTCACACTTTTTGTGGTTGATAAACTGTTCCTGGGTACTCCCAATATTACAG CATCCAGCCCTGACACCATGTTCAGAGGCCATGTGCTAGACACCAAAGCAGACAACCTGACTGAACAAGTTCagtgtgacagcaaaaaacaAGAGTTTCCTGTTGTTCCGGACATGGACCCATCTGAGGATGCAGGGTTCACGGTGAAGATCCAGGCTCCTGGAACAGAACCCACTGACTTCCAG GTGTCACCTTTAGCAATGGTGCAGGAAATTAAGCAAGTTTTGATGGACCGAGAGGAGACGTGTCGTCGTACCTGTTTCTCCCTGCAGCTCAATGGAGTAACTCTTGATAATTTTACCCACCTTAGATCTATACCAGGTCTTCAGGAGGGCTCCATTCTGAGAGTTGTGGAGG AGCCTTACACTGTTCGAGAAGTACGTATCCATTTACACCACATCAGAGACCTTTTAAAGAGCCTTGACCTTACTGATGGCTATAATGGAGTTGAGGGCAGCTCACCATCCTTTCTCAGTTGTGTCACTGAAGAATGTCTGGAAG AGAATAGCAAACCTAAGCGAAGAAGTGATGGGTTGAAGCAGATCAGCTGCAGCCCTCCAAATCACATCATTCCTGGCTCTAAGGAGCATTTGCTGGTACCCCTGCTACCTCATACAAATTTGGGAAag TCCTCAGAGTGCTTGAAGGTTCTGACCATGAGTAGCTGGAATCCCCCTCCTGGAAACAGAAAGATGCATGGAGACCTCATGTACCTCAACGTGGTCACCATGGAAGACAGACACTTCAGTGTAACAGCATCAACGCGAGGGTTCTACGTAAATCA GTCTACAGCTTACAGCTTTAACCCCAAACCAGCCAATCCTAGTGTCCTCAGTCACGCTCTGCTGGATCTCCTGGGTCATATCAGTCCAGTTTTTAAGAAGAACTTCAGTGCTTTGCTGAAAAGGAG AGGGTGCACACACCCCTTTGAAAGGATTGCTACACCTTTCCAAGTGTTCAGCTGGACTGCTCCAGCACTTGACCACACTATGGATTGTGTTCGAGCAGAGGATGTCAGCTCCTTCCGCCTTGGTTGCGAAGAACATGTGCCTGCTCAG GCCCGGGACTGGAATGAAGAACTTCAGACCACAAGAGAGCTTCCTAGGAAAACTGTGACTGATCGTCTTATGAGGGACCGAGCTATTTTTAAG GCTAACAGCGATTTTGTGAGCACTGCCACTCGAGGAGCCATGGCAGTGGTAGATGGTAACGTGATGCCTATCAACCCTAGTGAAGAACCACGACAACAGATGTTCATCTGGAGCAACATTTTCTTCAGTTTAGGCTTCGATGTGCGGGACCAGTACAGAGACCTGGGAGGAGAGGCCGCAGCCCATGCCGCCCCTGTTCTCGACCTGAATGGAGTGAGAGCTTATTGGGCAGTGGATCAGGAAGGCCTCTGTCTGATTGGCACTGTAGTGATCGATTACCGTGGTTACCGCGTAACTGCCCAGACTATTGTGCCGGGAATTCTTGAGCGTGACCAAGAACAGAGTGTCGTCTATGGCTCCACTGACTTTGGCAAGACTGTTGTGTCCGATTACAG GTATCTAGAGCTGCTTGACAAACCCAGTAAGAAGCTGAGAGTGCAGCGCCACCTAGTGCTAAATAAAGATGATACAGCAGTAGAGTTGTGTTCTTCAGTGGAACACAAGGGCATTGTGGGTAATGATGGACGGCGCTACATCCTGGATCTACTTTTTACCTTCCCGCCCGACCTCAACTTTCTTCCTGTTGAAGAAGAGGATTTAAATCCTGTCTGTCAACAACTAGGCTTTCCAAAGTTACATCCTCATCGCCTGGTCTGCTTGAGACAGGAACTCACTGACGCCTTTGTGGAGCACAG ATACCAAATATTCATGGAGACGGTCTCCAAAAGTACTGAGCATGACACAGAAATCGCCAAAGCTGTTGGCACATCTGCGAAAAAGTCTGATCCAATTACTACGCCTCAGCTTCCCTCAACTACCGTCACACTCCAAGAGCAGGACACAGAGCACCATTCCCTAAAAAGTGTGCCAGTAAATAACATCCAGCAGGGGTCTTCAATAAAGCACGTCTTCTCCTCCCTCAGGGATACTTTTGACATATATTTCAACCCTAATGTCTTCTGTGCAG gTGTGCGTTTTCCCAAGGAAAGTACTGAAGATATccagaaacagaaacagcagtTAAAGGATGCGGCGGTCTTTCTAATTTCCAACCAAATCCCTATGTTT ATGAAGAGTTGCCTTGACCACACATCAATGCCTTTAGATGGAGTCACACTAACAGAGGCTCTCCATCAGCACGGCATCAACATCCGGTATCTGGGAACTGTCCTGGAGTATATTGAGAAGATACCCCAGAAGGAAAGGCTGGATCATGtctat AGAATTGCTTTCTGTGAGCTGATCACCAGATGTGCAAAACATCTGTTTAAGACATATCTTTTG GCTGTAGAACCATCTGCCTTGTCTGCCTCCGTCAGCCATTTCCTCAACTGCTTCCTGAGCTCCTTTGCAGATGCCGGAGTCATTCAGCAGAATGACAAGTTAGCTTCTAGACGCAGGAGTCGGAGGAGGCGGAGCCGTGCGTCCGTGGGCGGCACCGTGACCGCTTGGTCCAACCTCACTCCCACTGACCTTTGGGGGGCCATTAAAGCCGAGGCTCAGGAGTACTACCATTACAGCCTGCCCTG TGGAAGTGTGGAGGAGGCCGTGGACAAATGCAGGCTGCAGAGGATCACCCTGCTCAGAGAGATGGCCACCAAAACTGGCATTCAG ATTCTCTTAAGAGAATATCACTTTGATTCTGAGCACAAAACTGTATTCACTGAAGAGGACATCCTTAATATTTTCCCCGTAGTGAAGCACATCAGCCCTAGGTCCAGTGATGCTCTTTATCTCCTGCGTTGTGGTCAGTCTAGAGTACAGCAAG GTTGTCTGAAAGAGGGCTGCGAGTTAATAAGCCAAGCTCTTGGTCTCTTCACAAACGTCTACGGAGCTCTGCATCGGGATGTCTGCGTATGTCTGCGGTTGCTGGGACGCATACACTACATCCTCGGAGACTACGCTGAG GCCCTCAGTCACCAGCAGAGGGCTGTGCTGATCAGTGAGAGAGTTCTGGGAATTGATCATCCCAACACTATACAGGAATAC AAGCACCTTGGTCTTTATTGCTTTGCTGGGGGCCAGTCGGTGACCGCTCTGAGATTACTATATCGCGCTCGCTACCTGATGCTCCTGGTGTGTGGAGAGGACCACCCTGAGATGGCTTTACTGGAT AGTAAAATAGGTCTTGTGCTTCATAGTATGATGGCCTGTGACCTTTCCCTGAAGTTCCTTGAAAACGCCCTTGCCCTGACCTCCAAATACCAGGGACCCTCATCTCTCAAACTGGCACAAAG TCATCACTTGTTGGCAAAGGTGCATGAAAGTAAAGGAGATTTCCGGGCTGCACTGACGCACGAAAAGGAGCGTTATGGCATATACAGGAAGCAG gTCGGAGATGCGCATGAGAAGACCCAAGAAAGTTCAGAGTACTTAAAGCATCTGACACATCAAGCGGTGATCCTACAGAAAACTATGAACTGGATCTACAAAACTGGCTCAGACACCAGTATTCCCCCTTTCAAT CTGAACTCTCCAAGTCGTGCTTGGATAATGGAGCAGCTAAATCTTGTCACTGGAATTGTCCTTATTCCTCTTAG TAACAGAGACCTTGAGAAACTCAGGACTGATGCTCAGAAAACGTCTCAGCTCGCACGAAATAATGTTCAGCCCGTGGAGGATCCGCAAGGGCCATTTGAGGACCGCGACACATCACAAGCTATTGCTCAGCAGGACTAG